Sequence from the Pedobacter sp. D749 genome:
GAAGTAAGGCCCGCGAGGTTTTATATCCAGACGAATATTCTTTGGAACAATTCTTGAATGGTATGGATAACAAGGATTAGATTAAACCATTTAACAATAATCTACTCTAACGTTTCAAAGAAAAACTTAAAAAAGATAAAGATGAAGAAATTAATTTCGGCATTAATGGTTGTAGTTGCTTTTACAACTTCAACTTATGCTCAAACTGATGCGAAAGCTAAAGCCATTTTAGCTGAAGTGAGTAAAAAATACAAATCGTACAACGTAGTTAAAACAGATTTTACCTTTACTTTAGATAATCCAAAAGCTAAAGTAAAAGAAACCCAGCAAGGTACTTTATATGTTAAAGCCAATTCTAACAAATATAAAGTAGCCATGACTAACCAGGAATTGTTTAGCGATGGTAAAAGCCAGTGGACTTATTTGAAAAAGGACAAAGAAGTACAGGTAAGCAATGTAGATAACAGTGGTGATGCCATTAATCCGGCTAAGATTTTCACTGTTTACGAAAAAGGATTTAAATACGTGTATACCGGCGAACAAAAAGCTGGTGCTAAAACCTATCAAATGATCGATTTAACACCTGTAGATGCTAAAAAATCGATTTTTAAAGTGCGTTTAAGTATCGATAAAGCAGCAAAACAAATTGCAAACGTGGTATTGTTCGATAAAAACGGAAACAAATACACTTACAATGTGAAAACTTTTTCGCCTAACGTAAATGTACCTGAAACTACTTTTGCTTTCGATGCCAAAAAATATCCTGGTGTTGAAGTGGTAGATTTGAGATAACAGATTCAGCAGGCAGCGCAAGATTTTAGCACTTGCATGATAGAAGCGATTTAATCAGGACATATCCCTGGTTAAATCGCTTTTTCTTTTATAAGCCCTTTGTTTGCTTTTTTGTGATTTACAAACTTGAGTTCGATAAATAATGTGGCTTTTAGAGCTATTTTTTAGGTATTTTAGTATTAGTGTCGTCACATAGCTATCGGATTCATTTCAGGGGCTTAAAAGCATGAAAGATGCTGAAATAAATTCAGCATGACGATCATGTGAGGTAAAGCTGCTGTAAATACTAACTATGATTCAAATATTAATCGAACTCAGGTTACATTAATGCGTACAAGCAAGAGATTGATATTTGTAATTTTATTTCGTTTTGATTTACGGGAACGATTGCATAGATATATATGATTTATGATACATTTTTGTAGTAATATTACTAATTTCATGTTAATTAATAACCAAATATAATTCTACAATCATGAAAAAAAAATCAGGTATTCTCGTACTCGGGATGGCTATTGCATTGTTCGGATGCAAGAAAGACAACACTACAATCGCTGATGCTGCAGGTGGTCAATCCATCGTTCAGCCAAACAAACTAGGACTGGTAGCTGCGGCCGTAAGTGCTACTGTAACTACTGAAGCTGCTTTAAAAGCTGCCATATCAAACGCGCAACCAGGTGATGTAATCACCGTGAGCGGTACCATTTACCTCACCAGCACCCTTCAGTTACTTAAAAGCGGTACATCCGGTTCTAAAATTAA
This genomic interval carries:
- a CDS encoding outer membrane lipoprotein carrier protein LolA translates to MKKLISALMVVVAFTTSTYAQTDAKAKAILAEVSKKYKSYNVVKTDFTFTLDNPKAKVKETQQGTLYVKANSNKYKVAMTNQELFSDGKSQWTYLKKDKEVQVSNVDNSGDAINPAKIFTVYEKGFKYVYTGEQKAGAKTYQMIDLTPVDAKKSIFKVRLSIDKAAKQIANVVLFDKNGNKYTYNVKTFSPNVNVPETTFAFDAKKYPGVEVVDLR